The genomic window ACTATGAAGATATGGAGAGGACCACTTACGAGGACTGGATCGCTTCTTCCGAGGCGGGGTATCTGATGTTGCGGGAGAAATGTTCCCGTGTTTTTGTGGTCGGTCTGTCCATGGGTGGGACGCTGGCTCTCCATCTCGCACACAAGTATCCGGAGACCCGGGGCATCGTGCTGATCAATGCTGCCTTGTTCATGGATGAGCTGGAGAAAGTGGTACAGATGGAGGAGCCCCGCTTTTTGGATGCTATCGGCTCGGATATCAAGGCGCCGGGTGTGAAAGAACTGGCCTATGAAAAAACACCCCTGAAGTCGGTCCGAGAACTTGTCAAGTTTATGGCGGCTACCAAGAATAAAGTGCCTTCCATTTCCTGTCCCGCCCTGATTTTCGTATCCACGGAGGACCATGTGGTTCCCCCGTCCAACTCTCACTATATCCACGATCATCTTCCGACCAACGACAAGAGATTGGTAGAGCTGCACGACTCCTACCATGTGGCCACCCTCGACAACGACAAGGAGCTTATCAAGGGGGAAACGGAGAAGTTCATCCGCCGTCTGGTGGAGGTTTGATCCCCGATGCCGTGTTGATCGGCGTCACTGTTACCTGTTGTATGATCAACCTAATCAGTGTTAACCGGTTTTCCGGACGCACTACGCTGTTATGGAGCACGCCGATTCGCTCGATCTCCAGCTCGACGATGTCACACAGTTTCAGCTAATGTCCCCATTCAAGGCCACAGACACGACACGGTACCCGAGTGAAATTTATCGTTCAATGATAAAAAAGGAAAGAGCTACCCTTAGCGGGTAGCTTTTTAAACAGAATGGGCAAGTTTTCGCCTATTGATTCATAAGAAGCTCTTGATCTCTTCTGAATGCTTTTT from Polycladomyces subterraneus includes these protein-coding regions:
- a CDS encoding alpha/beta hydrolase, yielding MTESYPVMKEAEPFYFQGNDVGVLVQHGFTGTTQSMGELGEHLAQCGFTVYGPRLKGHGTHYEDMERTTYEDWIASSEAGYLMLREKCSRVFVVGLSMGGTLALHLAHKYPETRGIVLINAALFMDELEKVVQMEEPRFLDAIGSDIKAPGVKELAYEKTPLKSVRELVKFMAATKNKVPSISCPALIFVSTEDHVVPPSNSHYIHDHLPTNDKRLVELHDSYHVATLDNDKELIKGETEKFIRRLVEV